A portion of the Salminus brasiliensis chromosome 11, fSalBra1.hap2, whole genome shotgun sequence genome contains these proteins:
- the ubash3bb gene encoding ubiquitin associated and SH3 domain containing Bb, translating to MAAKEELYSKIIPRRLRHSRASNAVKQGSHLDVLLSMGFPQSRALKALVSTGGRSVQLACDWLFSHVDDPFLDDPLPREYVLYLRPSGPLQNQLNHFWQQSRLTCGKNKAHNIFPHITLCQFFMCADSKVEALCGALQSTVSQWRGRFPSPLPLELYTSANFIGLFVEEQVAETLKKFASDFATEAASKADVHVEPHKKQLHVTLAYHFPSCHLASLEKLARGIEVKLGCDWLAVLFSRDIRFANHETLRVMYPYVPQNEDELELVPGDFVFTSPVEQMSTSEGWVYGTSLSTGLSGLLPENYVGRADECDTWVFHGSHSFFSASPSEKSNKESRTLDGLLSIQCLDNVRPGDSSILSVVCQPMQVLRVNSHSRSPKRTLFVCRHGERMDVVFGKHWLSQCSDAKGRYVRTNLNMPPFLPAWGGGHRDYDMDAPITVFGATQARTVGEALLESNTVIDFIYSSPSLRCVQTAHEILKGMQLDGKLRIRVEPGLFEWTKWVSGSSLPAWITPTDLAAANLSVDTTYRPHIAISKLSVSESYDTYMSRSYKVTKDILADCKNKGNNVLMVGHASSLEACTRQLQGQTLHNSKDFVQVVRKIPYLGVCACEEQDLNVWKLVDPPILPLTHGPNHSFSWRETLQQE from the exons GTTGAAGGCGCTGGTCTCCACAGGAGGCAGGAGTGTGCAGCTCGCATGTGACTG GCTCTTCTCCCACGTAGATGACCCCTTCCTGGACGACCCCTTACCCAGAGAGTATGTGCTGTATCTACGCCCCAGCGGCCCCCTTCAGAACCAGCTCAACCACTTCTGGCAGCAGTCCCGGCTGACCTGCGGCAAGAACAAAGCCCACAACATATTCCCCCACATCACACTCTGCCAGTTCTTCATG TGTGCTGACAGTAAGGTGGAGGCCCTGTGTGGGGCTCTGCAGTCCACGGTGAGCCAGTGGAGAGGCCGCTTCCCCAGCCCCCTGCCCCTCGAGCTGTACACCTCTGCCAACTTCATCGGCCTCTTTGTGGAAGAGCAGGTGGCCGAGACATTGAAGAAGTTTGCCTCTGACTTTGCTACAGAAGCTGCCTCCAAAGCAG ATGTTCACGTGGAGCCCCATAAGAAGCAGCTGCATGTGACTCTAGCCTATCACTTTCCCAGCTGTCATTTGGCTTCCTTGGAAAAGCTGGCGAGAGGAATTGAGGTCAAGCTTGGCTGCGACTGGCTCGCTGTTCTTTTTTCTCGGGACATTAGATTTGCTAATCATGAG ACTCTGAGGGTGATGTACCCCTACGTTCCTCAGAATGAGGATGAGCTGGAGCTGGTGCCGGGAGACTTTGTCTTCACATCTCCGGTGGAGCAGATGAGCACCAGTGAGGGCTGGGTGTACGGCACCTCTCTGAGCACAGGCCTTTCTGGGCTGCTGCCTGAAAATTATGTAGGTCGGGCTGATGAATGCGACACTTGGGTCTTCCACGG GTCACACTCGTTTTTCAGTGCCTCCCCTTCAGAAAAAAGCAACAAAGAGAGCAGAACACTGGACGGACTGCTCAGCATTCAGTGCCTGGATAACGTGAGGCCAGGAGATTCGTCCATCCTGAGTGTGGTCTGCCAACCTATGCAG GTACTCCGAGTCAACAGCCACTCGCGGTCCCCGAAAAGGACGCTCTTTGTGTGTCGCCATGGAGAGAGGATGGATGTGGTGTTTGGGAAACACTGGCTCTCACAGTGCTCTGATGCTAAAG GCAGATATGTGCGGACTAACCTGAACATGCCTCCCTTCCTCCCCGCCTGGGGCGGAGGACACCGGGATTATGACATGGACGCTCCTATCACTGTATTTGGAGCTACGCAGGCCAGGACTGTGG GCGAGGCATTGCTGGAGAGCAACACCGTCATTGACTTTATCTACTCCTCGCCGAGCCTCCGCTGTGTTCAGACTGCCCACGAGATTCTCAAAG GTATGCAGCTGGACGGAAAGTTGAGGATACGAGTGGAGCCAGGCCTGTTTGAGTGGACCAAATGGGTGTCTGGATCTTCTCTACCTGCATGGATAACACCCACAGACCTCGCTGCAGCCAACCTCAGTGTGGACACAACATACAG ACCTCACATAGCCATTAGTAAACTAAGCGTGTCTGAGTCATATGACACCTACATGAGCCGGAGCTACAAAGTGACCAAAGACATCCTGGCAGACTGCAAAAACAAAG GAAATAATGTTCTGATGGTGGGTCATGCGTCATCTCTGGAGGCCTGCACCCGTCAGCTCCAGGGCCAGACCTTGCACAACTCTAAAGACTTTGTCCAAGTAGTGCGGAAG ATCCCAtatctgggtgtgtgtgcatgtgaggaGCAGGACTTGAACGTGTGGAAGCTTGTGGACCCGCCCATCCTCCCCCTCACCCACGGACCCAATCACAGCTTCAGCTGGAGAGAGACCCTACAGCAGGAATGA